A region of Pseudomonadales bacterium DNA encodes the following proteins:
- a CDS encoding alpha/beta hydrolase fold domain-containing protein, producing MYIHIDLIQRSGLYCLSAFKIINTLPYSFSMKVIATIFISLVLLLVASLGTGILVNSQSSLGKIHPLFALLKMISPAELDAPTAAALAGQNPAALADYRHTVTQFYQLSRQPEFNGQIRKHTIQVKGAHQLEAISYRPNKLKPQEDGGYAAILYFHGGGFSAGSTQAVSKLAQAIAQRSQAIVITPSYRLAPEHPFPAAFDDARAALDWLFSQQAKLQLSPAKIFVAGDSAGGNLAAAVALAHRDRLGLGLI from the coding sequence ATGTATATACATATTGATCTTATTCAGCGCTCTGGCCTATATTGTTTGTCAGCCTTTAAAATCATTAACACATTACCATACAGCTTCTCTATGAAAGTCATTGCCACAATATTCATTAGTTTAGTCCTGCTGCTAGTTGCCAGCCTTGGTACTGGCATATTGGTCAACAGCCAAAGCTCGCTGGGCAAAATACATCCGCTATTTGCGCTGCTGAAAATGATCAGTCCAGCCGAACTAGACGCCCCAACTGCAGCCGCATTAGCTGGGCAAAACCCCGCAGCGCTGGCAGACTACCGACATACTGTGACACAGTTTTATCAGCTATCACGCCAGCCTGAATTTAATGGGCAGATACGCAAACACACCATTCAGGTCAAAGGCGCCCATCAACTTGAGGCTATCAGCTATCGCCCCAACAAGCTTAAGCCGCAGGAAGACGGCGGCTATGCAGCCATACTCTACTTTCATGGGGGCGGTTTTAGCGCCGGCAGCACCCAAGCAGTGAGTAAATTAGCGCAGGCAATCGCGCAGCGCAGTCAAGCCATCGTCATTACTCCAAGCTATCGGCTGGCACCCGAGCATCCGTTTCCGGCTGCCTTTGATGATGCTCGTGCGGCATTAGACTGGCTGTTTAGCCAGCAAGCAAAATTGCAGCTTAGCCCCGCTAAGATTTTTGTGGCCGGCGACAGTGCTGGCGGTAATCTGGCCGCCGCCGTTGCGCTAGCGCATCGAGATCGGCTTGGGCTTGGGCTGATATAA
- a CDS encoding alpha/beta hydrolase, with product MRQPAGQRLAGQILIYPMLQTYRAEYNSELISAGVPPNAEYLHATAQAYVANAAANNPYHSPMQAADKQGLAKTLLITAGFDLLSTEALRYREQLQADGVAVEHLHFAELGHGFIGMLGLLDAVDTSLTAIAQFVDAPTAGLNAQ from the coding sequence TTGCGTCAGCCGGCAGGCCAGCGGCTAGCCGGTCAAATTCTTATTTATCCCATGCTGCAGACTTATCGTGCTGAATATAACAGCGAGTTGATCAGCGCCGGCGTTCCGCCCAATGCAGAATACTTACATGCCACCGCACAAGCTTATGTGGCAAACGCAGCGGCCAACAACCCCTATCACAGCCCAATGCAGGCTGCAGATAAACAGGGGCTGGCAAAAACCTTGTTAATAACTGCCGGCTTCGACCTACTCAGCACAGAAGCACTGCGCTATCGCGAGCAGCTGCAAGCAGACGGCGTGGCAGTCGAACATTTACATTTTGCAGAGCTAGGCCATGGCTTTATCGGTATGTTAGGGCTGTTGGATGCGGTCGACACATCGCTGACCGCAATCGCGCAATTTGTAGATGCCCCTACTGCAGGGCTTAATGCTCAATAG